A segment of the Streptomyces sp. L2 genome:
GGCACGGGTGCCGTACCGCTGACGGTGGGCGTCCGCCCCTACGTCTACGACAGTCCGTGCAGCCAGCACTTCCTGGTGGACAGCGAGCCCGCGCAGGTCGGCCCGCCGGCGGGCGAGCAGGACGCCCGGCGCTGGGCCGGCGCGTACGGCGCCGTCTCGTCCGGGGAGCAGCGGATCGCCCTGACCGTGCAGGGCACGGGCGCGGACACGGTCGTCCTGGAGGCGCTGCACGTGCGCTTCCTCTCCAAGGGCGCGCCGCTGGCCTGGAACGACTACTCGATGGGCGTGGGCTGCGGGGGCGGTGTCGACAGCGAGTCGTTCGACGTCGACCTGGACGACGGCAGTCCCGCGGTCACCGTGAAGAACGGCCAGCGGGACTTCCCGTACAAGGTCAGCGAGTCGGATCCGGAGGTCTTCTACGTCACCGCGCACAGCAAGGCGCACGACGTCCGCTGGGACCTCTCGTTGGAGTGGTCCAGCGGGAGCAGGCACGGCACGGTGCACATCGACAACGACGGCGTCCCGTTCCGTACGAGCGCCGATGTGGACCGGCCGGGCTACGACTACCCGCTGGGCGGCGGCGAGTGGATCAAGCGGGAGGAGTGACGGCGGCGAGTCCCCGGCGCAGCCGGCGCAGTCCCTCGGTGATCTCGTCGGGGGTCTGGGTGACGAAGCAGAGGCGGAGGGTGGAGCGGTCGGGGTCGCCGGCGTAGAAGGGCGCGCCGGGGACGTAGGCGACGTCCTCCTTCACGACCCGGGGCAGCAGGTCCGTCGTGTCGTACGACCGCGGCAGGCGGGCCCAGAGGAACATGCCGCCCTCGGGGCGGGTCCAGGTCGCCCCCTCGGGGAGGGCGCCGGGCAGCCCGGCGAGCATGGCGTCGCGGCGTTCGCCGTAGACGGCGCGCACGCGGGCGACGTGGGCGTCCAGGCCGCTCAAGTAGCGGGCGGCGGCGAGTTGGTTGAGTGTGGGGGTGTGCAGGTCGACGGCCTGCTTGGCGACGGCGCAGGCCCGCCGTAGTGCGGCGGGTGCCCGCATCCAGCCGAGGCGCAGGCCGGGGGCCATGATCTTGGAGAAGGAGCCGAGGAGGACCACCCGGTCCTCGGCGCCGGGGAGGGTGGCGATCCAGGGGACGCGGTCGCCGTCGTAGCGTAGGTCGCCGTAGGGGTCGTCCTCGACGATCCACAGTCCCTCGCGGGCGGCGACGGCGGCGACGGCCTCGCGGCGCGCCGCGGGCATCGTGCGTCCGGTGGGGTTCTGGAAGGTGGGGACGAGGTAGAGCAGCTTGGGCCGCTCGCGCCGGACCAGTTCGGCGAGGGCGGCCGGATCGACGCCGTCCTCGTCCCCCGGCACGGCGACGACGCGGGCCCCCGCCAGGCCGAACACCTGAAGTGCCGCCAGATAGCAGGGGCTTTCGACGAGCACGGTGTCGCCGGGTTCGAGGAGGGCGGTGGCGAGCAGGGACAGCGCCTGCTGTGAGCCGGTGGTGACGAGGAGGTCGTCGGCGGAGGTGGACAGTCCCTGCGCGGTGACGCGTGCGGCGAGTCCGGCCCGCAGTACGGGTTCGCCCTCGGTGGTGGAGTACTGCAGCGCCCGCTCCGGCGTCTCCTCCAGCACGCCCCGGAAGGCGGCGGCTATCCCCTCGCGGTCGAACAACTCGGGCGCGGGCAGCCCGCCGGCGAAGTTGATCACCTCGGGCCGCGCGGTCACCGCGAGGATGTCCCGCACGGGCGAGCCCCCCACCGCCCGGGCACGGGCGGCGAGGGGCGGAAGCGGCACGCGGGTCGTCGGCGCGTTCTCGGCAACGGTCATGGCGCGGCTCTCCTCGTGCTGTCACGGGACGTCATCTGCCCCGCCAGCCTAGGGAGTCGTGTGCCGCCTACACGGACCGTTCCGGGATCCGGACCGCCGGAGTGGGCCCTCAGACGAGCGCCGGGGCTTCCTTCGGGTTCGGGCCGTACTTGTTCGGGCCGGCCTCGCCCTCGGTGGCGGAGAACACCAGGAGGACGATGGGACCGACGAGCGGGACGATCCCGAGGAGGATCCACCATCCGGAACGGCCGGTGTCGTGCAGCCGGCGCACGGTGACGCCCCAGCCGGGGAGCAGCAGCGCGAGCACCGGAAGGGCGATGAGGGCGGGCATCTTGGCGGCGACGCCGATGCCCAGCACCACGGCGTAGATGATCGAGTAGAAGAGCACGAACATCCAGTACTCCTTGCGGCGCGCGCGGCCGCTGAACACGGCGTACTTCTTCAGCGCTTCGAGGAACCAGCTCATGAGACCCCCAGGGCTCGGCGTTCGGCCGGTCCGGTCGGAGCAGGCCAGGCGCAGAGATTAAGGGTTTGGCGAGTACGCGTCACTCATGTTGCAACGCGTCTCAAACGTCGATTTCCAGACGGATCCGCCCAGTTCACGGAGCATCCCGGGACGAACCCGGCGAGCATCCCGGAATCGATCCCGTTCCGTTGCCGAACCGACAGCACACCGCGCCCGTTTCGTCGCCGTTCCGGTACGGGAAGGAGCCCTGACCGTGTCCGACAGCGCGGCTTCCCGACGTTGGCACGACGTCAGTTCCCGAACGGCATGCCGCCCCTGTGAAAGGCGAACAGGTAGGACCCGGCGATGAACAGCGCGATCAGCAGGCCCGGAATCCGCGCGAGTTGCCTGGCCGCACCCTTGACCAGAGACCGCACAGCGGCCGGGACGATCGCCACGCCGCCGGCGACGAGGACGTACCAGGCGACCGCTTCTCCGGCGTCGACCGGGACGAGGAAGGCGATGGTGTCGGCCAGCAGCCCGATCAGGGCCGGCACCGCCCACCAGACGTTGTCGGTCGTCCTGGCCTTTGCTTCTTGGGTCTGAGTACTCATGTCTCCTCGTGTGCTGCCCTGGCGCAATGGCCCCCGCGTCGGGCAGCGGCGGGGGCGGTCAGATCATCGCATCGGCCGGCTTACACGTGGTGGTAGACCCAGGTGATGACCTCCCAGATGGTGGCGGCGGAGGAGTAGAAGCCGCTGCCCTTCAGCACCCACTTGACGGGGCTGTACCACTTCATGTTGTCGATCTCGCGGCGGATGTACGCGACACCCTTGGTCTTGCCGAGCTGGTAGGCCTTCTTGCCGTTCTTGACGAGCCACTGCCAGGCCGGCTTCGACTTCTTGACCAGCGTAATGATCTTGCCGACGCTGACGCCCTTGGCGACCACCGAGGAGCCCTTGACCTCAGCGCTGGTGGCCACCCCGTTGCTGGTGAGGTTGTGGGCAATGGCTCGGGCCTGGGCGTTGTTGTCGGCCTTGATGACCTGGGTGGTGGCGGTGGCCCGGCCGGCCGTGTCGTGCTGAGTGGCGGCCTGGGCGGTGGTGCCGGCCAGACCTATGACGGTCGCGGCGACCGCGGATGCTGCGGTCAGGCGCAGTTTGTTGTTCACTGGGTACTCCCATGTCGCTTGCGGACACGGGGCATTCACCGCTGGAACGGTGAACCCCCCTGTACGCCCGGGCCATCGGGCGTACAGGGATCATCTTCGTCAGGCCGCGCCTCAACGGGTATTGGATCTTTGGGCATAGAACTTTAGGGCCGGCCGGACACCTGGTTCCACCAGGTCAGGTTGCCGGGTGAGCGTGAACACGCCGCGCCCGAGGAACGCCGGACCGGTGGTCGCGGTCTAGAGTCCCGGGCCTCCCGCGAGGGGGGTCGCACTGCGGCGCGTGGCAGCGGGCGTCTTGCCGCCCGGTCGGCCACGCCGATTTTTTGTGTCCTGAACGAGGTGTTGATGAGCGACATAGTTGTTCAGGTGCGCGGACTGACGCGTGCCTTCGGGAAGAAACAGGTGCTGGACGGGGTGTCGATGGATCTGCGCGCGGGATCCGTCACGGGGTTCGTCGGCTCGAACGGCGCCGGTAAGACGACGACCCTCCGTG
Coding sequences within it:
- a CDS encoding PLP-dependent aminotransferase family protein; this encodes MTVAENAPTTRVPLPPLAARARAVGGSPVRDILAVTARPEVINFAGGLPAPELFDREGIAAAFRGVLEETPERALQYSTTEGEPVLRAGLAARVTAQGLSTSADDLLVTTGSQQALSLLATALLEPGDTVLVESPCYLAALQVFGLAGARVVAVPGDEDGVDPAALAELVRRERPKLLYLVPTFQNPTGRTMPAARREAVAAVAAREGLWIVEDDPYGDLRYDGDRVPWIATLPGAEDRVVLLGSFSKIMAPGLRLGWMRAPAALRRACAVAKQAVDLHTPTLNQLAAARYLSGLDAHVARVRAVYGERRDAMLAGLPGALPEGATWTRPEGGMFLWARLPRSYDTTDLLPRVVKEDVAYVPGAPFYAGDPDRSTLRLCFVTQTPDEITEGLRRLRRGLAAVTPPA
- a CDS encoding DUF805 domain-containing protein is translated as MSWFLEALKKYAVFSGRARRKEYWMFVLFYSIIYAVVLGIGVAAKMPALIALPVLALLLPGWGVTVRRLHDTGRSGWWILLGIVPLVGPIVLLVFSATEGEAGPNKYGPNPKEAPALV